The Syngnathus acus chromosome 2, fSynAcu1.2, whole genome shotgun sequence genomic interval GGAATGGGGAGCTCCTTGAATTATATTTCAATCAAAATGCGTTGCACAATATTGGAAAAActctaaatattttaaaaacttcTACAAGTTTAAACACAACAAATTCAGATCAACTGAGTAGATTCAATCGATTTGCTGCTGTTGTGCATGCCTACCTATAATAGATTTGTATcaaatctttttcaaatcttttctGGTCTCTCActtctagtttttttttgttttgtttttcccctcccctcctttgCTTCAGGTGGGCACTGACATTCTGGAGGAGCAAATCACAGCATTTGAGGATTTTGTCCAGTCGATGGACGTTGCTGCTTTTaacaaaatctgaaaaaaaaaaaaaaataaagcacttGAATATAGTTGGTTTATGATGTAATTTTTTGTGTAATGAGTTTGTAGCACTTGACCAAGCTGCTTCAATGTTTTGGGCTataaattatattgaaatgggtGTTGATGGCATTTTATccttaaaataaatcatattcagatgagaaaaaatgtattttcacgATAAAAGACAAAATCGATTTACAATTAAGGTCTCCcgtcataaaaaaaacctaGGTTTTTCGTTTTCTGGGCGCTGCTCTGATTCTTATGAAGTTTGAAATTAAGCAAAGTGTATTTCTCCATTTGGCCTTTTGGTGGCGTCAGACACGAGTGCAATCGAGTGGTAAGCTGCAGAAGAAGGAAACAGCGGAAACTGACACGCAAGCCAAAAGCGCGCGTTGGAAGATGATTTCGTACTGTCCGAAAGTAAAACAGGTAAATAAAATGCTCTTTTAGATATCTATTATGAACTAAGCCATTTTAAATGACTTAGTTACATTACAGCACGACTGTGATGAAGAACCGATTTAAAAGGCGTAACGTATGAAACCATGTCACGTGGTTATTTCAGGCTAACGCGGGTCCGAAGCCAGTAAATTGCCACAGACCCAACTCCGGGAGCGATACTTAATTGATGTACCTCACTTAATGTCGAGCCTTGGGCAACCTACACAGCTGTGCAACTGTCCTCGTGTAGAACAAGGCATCGCCAACTTTTTTTCCGTCCAGGGACCCCCTACTTATAAACGGGCATTATATGGGGGCCAGTTTCGCTCAATCCCACCTACCATGCGTGCACACCTGACTGTCAGAATGATGCTTTCAAACTCAATCGTTATGACGTAATCTTTCTCTGTGGCAAAGTTGAAGAATTGTGGTTGTAAACAAACCTTTTCATGTCATATGACAAGCGCAGCTACACAAATCTTTTGGCGCACTCCGATTTTAGGGCTcatagaccccccccccccccccccccccccttatcaAAGAGACACTGTTTCGTGTAAATCACACctcccataaaaaaaacactttgcaaGACCCTATatgttttctttaaaatataaaagtaTACAGAATTGAGAATACAGCAACATCCAAGaataatttgaatgaaaaataactgttcaaatttatttattcattaatagttttttttttttaaaacaataaggCCAAATCTTCAGATTTGACAACAGTCAGCCGTTTGTCTTTCTATGTCAATGATATGTTTGTCACAgtggaaatattttacaaagtaaagaaaataatagaTGGTGacaaataatgacaaattacATTGAATGGATATGTGTATCACAGGATGTGGGCGGAGTCTCAGCCAGGGCCATCCAGATGCACACCACGTGGACCAGGATACTGCACTTACTGCAGAGTCTTCTACAATGACCTAAATCAGGTGACATGTGATCTTGTTCATGTGGCATGTGTTGCGGTTCGCAATTTGAAGACTGCGGTTTtagtagggggaaaaaaagattattttgtttgtgtaacTTGATCACAAGTCACACATACTTCTGGGTGACGATACTTTCAATGTAACTTCTAGTAAACAACAaatcttttgtcatttgtccaTGACAGCATGATTGAGAAAACAGGTTAGAAGGCTTAAATGCTGATTGCAAGACTTCTCTACTCCCCGTAGTCTTATTGTGTAAACTATCAGTTGAAAGTGAGCTACTCAGAgagatacatttattttaattgcaaCAGACATAGACTCAGCGGAAATTCTGATTTTGTTAATGTGATCATTCAAGTACTACAGTAACTAACTTTTCTGTTACTCAGAATTTGATTGCACTAATGTTCTAATTTGACGGCGAAAATGGATAGCGGGTCGTTGCTAGCAAGTTATGTTTTCTTAAAATTTCGAGACCTATCCAAACATATTCTACATACCCTCAATAAATCTAGAGAATTAGTGTTCTGTTTAGTTTGCATGTTAAATCTGTTGGGACCATTATGACTATAAAATTCTGTTGATTGTTCTCAGCACTTGGCCAGTCTCAAACACCTGGATCAGGTTCAAGCGTCCTCCATTGGCTCCTCCAGTTGTTCCTTTGCTGACAGCAGCCAAGCCAAGGGCACTCTGCTGGAGCGATTCCTACAGGATGTCCTGTTGCACCACCCCCACTGCTACAATGACCCCAGGTAACAAATCCCAAATATGGGATATCCCAAATTGTCATTGTTGAAGTGAAATGTAAAACGTTCTTTACACAATGTCAGTTGGCCATTCATGGGCAAAGATAAAATAATCCAGTATGCTTACAAAAACGGCAAAGCCTAAGATGTCAAATGTCTGAATGATACCCGAAACAAAATCAGAATAAGGAATTGCTGACAAAGCATATTCTGCCTTTAACAATGTTTGATGATGGATTGTGCTGTATGTTTGTGTCCCTAGACCGTCTCACGCAGACCTCCCGTCCATCCCCACTCCTCTTTTGCCCAGGGAGGAACTTGATGAAGTCTGTTGTTCTGGCGATGACGACTTATCATTGGGGACACGAGATCGCCTGCCTAGCTCTAACAACGTATCAACTAATCAAGACGATGATCTCGGCCCTTGTAGTCAATTCGAGAAGAGACTATCGGAGGGAGCAGGTCGGGAGAAGCCTACTACACAAGCAAAAGAGCAAGAGGAGGCAAGAACCATCTACTCGAGGCATACAAATGTGCCTAAACATCAGGCCCCTCTGCCCGTGCACAGGAAAGCACACAGGAAGACTGACAGGAGGAAAAGCAGCAAGTCTCTGACTTCTGCGCTTTCACCCAAGGGCCCACATCCAGGTACATCTCCCCCACGTCTCTCTGTGTCACAGCCTTGGCACAGCTGGCAGAAGGAGCGTTGGGCCGCTTTGAAAGAGGAGGTCTTCTCAGTGCCAGGCGGTGACCTTGTGGACCAAACTATTGAGGAGGTTGGTTCCAATTGTaaaggatggaaaaaaaaaatctttagaaAGTCTCCAAGAAATTACCATGTGAAATTTGTAAGTTGATTCTAGTcattatgtatgtatgttttttaattcatcGACATTACCATCGGCCTAAGAAAATTCCTCTTCTCCTCTCCCCCCAAATCTCTTATTGATATGAATGCTATGTGTTGGTGTCGGCCTCCAGGTTATCCAAacatgttgccatggcgacagcTTGACTTCCTTTCCGCttgaggagacagacagcttCCACATCAGTCTGCCGCACTCTTTTGAAACACAGAGTGATTGGGACTCACCTGGACAGGTGAGCGAAGAAGGAAAAGGTTGGGCGAGCCAGCTTTGTATATTCAAGGGTTGTTTCAATAGCTTGTCTATCAATAGTCAGGGCTCTGGAGTGCCTTCCCACTCaccatcaagtgtgaaatgaaacaatcaCGTCAATATTTTGTTAGCTGGCTGAAAATGTCTGAGAGGCCAATGTAAGaaacattttctaaaaaaaaaaaaaaaaccaaaaaacaaggaactttttaaaattgtgacacaaaaatacacaatatctCCTCTAAGGTTAGAAATGTGTTCCCAGGTAGACTCGTGTGTCCCGCTGGTCCAGACGCAGGGGAGGGATATCAGCCATCTGACTGATGCTCAGGTGGACTTGACGGACCAGGTGTACTCCACTCAGCTGGAATCCGTCCTCCACACCAAGCCGCGAGCAGTCAAACACAGAGTATGCAGGACTGTGCCAAGAGAAATGCCAAAGCATTTGCCAGAGTCCTTCCAAGGGAAGACATGGTCCCAGATCgaagaggaagatgagaaGAAGGTTGATGAGCTGGTACGACAGTTCCGACAAGGTCGTTTTGTCTGCTACTTTGACAGTGAATCCCCTGCCAGGTAACAGAACGTTTTAGTCACACTTCTGAAAATACACTACATAAAACTTCTCCGTTTAAATGCTTTCATTTACTGTGTATAACTTGGCTAAGTACTTCAGCTTCTCATATTGAACAACATGCACGTTGGGTTTATTGAAGACTTTAAATGGTTTGTCTGGGTAAGTTTGAATTATAGTGTCTGTGAACAGATGGATCTTTTTAACTTAGCATATTACGATTTATTGTTGTAAACTTACATATGTTTGGTTTGCTCATTTTGCCGACGTTCTACTTACAAGGAGCAAGAGCAAAAACGTGAACGCACCTGAGCAAACAGTGGCAAAGTCAGACATGGGCCTCTTTCCTTTAATGGATCATCATGAAGAAGAAGTCCCAAGGAGGAGGGACTTCAGGATGGCATCCAGGTGTCAGGTGAGCATGACAGAAACATCTACAAATAGGTAGAGGTGGCAAATATACTCACACTTTTTAATTGATAGGGGTACAAATAAGCTTTAATTAGCTTCTGTGGGGTGTTTCTTCTGACCATACGGTAAACTTCAGGCTGCTTTCACAGTGGTGAATGTGCCGGTGTAATATTtgacatctaaataaagtgaaagaatTAGTTTTGATAATGTAAttcctttgtttttacaaCGCATGATATGAAGGAGTGCTATGTTCCGGTTTATTCCTGGTCATTCACAAAAACCCGTTAATTCTCATCTCAACGGGTTTCCAATATTTAATAAGTTCCTGGAAATTTTCAACCCTACTTCTCGCCACAGCAAATAGTTTTTCTTCGgaaatattatttaattttttttttttttcccccccaggtGGTCAAAGTGAGTCACGCCACTCAGACCGTCCGCTTGGTCGTCCCAACTGTCTGTCAAATAGCCCCGGAGGCCACGCCCACGAGAGTCCATCCAGGCGATCGGGCCGGAGCGGAAAAGACTCCCGAGGTCCGATGGTCTCGCCTGCCGCCCTCGTACTCGCCCGTCATCACACCGCTGCAGTCGAGCACGTCTCTGGTTTACCTTCTCTGCTCCCCTACTTTTCCCACCACCACCTACACACCCACCGCAAGCCCCACCTCCAAACGCAGTCGCAAAAGAAAACGCCCACCTGACTTTCACAGACTCAAggtaaaatataaacaatttCCTGTGCGCTATTATGACCACCGCAGCAATCGCATCATCAAGAACCCGCCCAAAGGTTTCAAGGTGGGTAAAAGCTCTACCCCCGCCAACCCCTTGCCGACACATGTACGTCAGCTGTTTCGTAGTCTGAGCCCGGACCTGAACACTGAGAGGCGGTCCGGGCAGGGTGGCTCGGATTCTCCCAGGGTCAAAAGTCAGAAGCTGTCGAGCACTGTCATCACAGACTCGGCACAGAATCGTAAACACGAAACCGCTCCTTCGGTGGATCAAAGTCACTCAGAGGAAGTAAGAGTAGGTGGCAAAGAAAGGCCGAGGC includes:
- the zdbf2 gene encoding DBF4-type zinc finger-containing protein 2 — its product is MWAESQPGPSRCTPRGPGYCTYCRVFYNDLNQHLASLKHLDQVQASSIGSSSCSFADSSQAKGTLLERFLQDVLLHHPHCYNDPRPSHADLPSIPTPLLPREELDEVCCSGDDDLSLGTRDRLPSSNNVSTNQDDDLGPCSQFEKRLSEGAGREKPTTQAKEQEEARTIYSRHTNVPKHQAPLPVHRKAHRKTDRRKSSKSLTSALSPKGPHPGTSPPRLSVSQPWHSWQKERWAALKEEVFSVPGGDLVDQTIEEVIQTCCHGDSLTSFPLEETDSFHISLPHSFETQSDWDSPGQVDSCVPLVQTQGRDISHLTDAQVDLTDQVYSTQLESVLHTKPRAVKHRVCRTVPREMPKHLPESFQGKTWSQIEEEDEKKVDELVRQFRQGRFVCYFDSESPARSKSKNVNAPEQTVAKSDMGLFPLMDHHEEEVPRRRDFRMASRCQVVKVSHATQTVRLVVPTVCQIAPEATPTRVHPGDRAGAEKTPEVRWSRLPPSYSPVITPLQSSTSLVYLLCSPTFPTTTYTPTASPTSKRSRKRKRPPDFHRLKVKYKQFPVRYYDHRSNRIIKNPPKGFKVGKSSTPANPLPTHVRQLFRSLSPDLNTERRSGQGGSDSPRVKSQKLSSTVITDSAQNRKHETAPSVDQSHSEEVRVGGKERPRPRKRRVRVQTTPPPPRRGGLRQKGPAPQPSTEPNLRRGRSQRRRGCEKTHK